The sequence below is a genomic window from Haematobia irritans isolate KBUSLIRL chromosome 3, ASM5000362v1, whole genome shotgun sequence.
aacatttttactttgaggtatccgctctaatttggatttttaaattggcatttgtttgtacgcaaaaacaaaacaaaatcaaaattcgatcctaattttaattttattgatcctagatttaaggccagataggCCGCTAaagaatgtctttattttaaagaagccgcatctttggctcgaaatcaataccaaagtcatTAAAGGAAGatcaacatctttggatccaagtaaactttttttttttgagtgtgagaattattcgtactttttatgaaaaactttcgtactttttttcaaaaatgttcgaacttttagaaaaaaaaaatttataatcgaaagtgcatttggttgtagtaacaagtgtgaaaaatgtcatcactagtttacatcttaagtttatgaataatttttagttttattgcttcactattAATCATTGCGCACTATcagccaaatgagaagtagcatagacatgcaaaaaaatagaataaaggaatacactcaagcacattatcagaggcaattttatgtcgcgaaatttaaaacttcaatgaaactttttcgttattttaaagaaaatgtttcgtactttttatgaagaaattttaatgccaaaTGTTTCgtaatattcataaattcgtaaaaacttcttcacaacaagtatatacggccgtaagttcggccaggctgaatcttatgtaccctccaccatggattgcgtagaaactcctaccaaagactgtcatccacaatcgaagccagaattgaaatatgggggtcgcttatatgtgggctatatacaattatgaacttgatatggactatcttttgtgtgattggggatcgatttatctgagggctataactatagaccgatatggaccacttttggcatgggtcttaaatatcatatactaccaccacgtatcaaatttcaaccagatcggatgaattttgcttctccgaaaggcacccagggtcaaatctggggatcggtttatatgggttctatatataattatggacagatatgaaccaattcctgcatggttgttggataccatatactaacatcacgtaccaaatttcaaccgaatcggatgaattttgatcttaaGCGCCttggagctccggaggtcaaatctggggatcggtttatatgggggctatataatatataattatggatcgatttcgaccaatttttgcgttggattttgaggccatatattaacaccacgtaccaaatttcaactggatcagatgaattttggccttccaagaggctccggagatcaaatctggggatcggtttatataaggactatatataattatggaccgatatgaaccaattctggcacggttgttagagaccatatactaacacaacgtaccaaatttcaacctgatcggatgaaatttgctgctcttagaggctccgctagacaaatctgggtatcggtttatatgggggctatatgtaattatggaccgatgtagaccaatttttgcatgattgttagaaaccatatactcacaccatgtaccaaatttcagccggatcggatgaaatttgcttctcttagaggttcggcaagccaaatttgggagtccgtttatatgggggctttacgtaaaagtgaaccgatatggcccatttgcaataccatccgacctacataaataacaactacttgtgccaagttttaagtcgatagtttattccgttcggaagtttgcgggatttcaacagacggacggacggatatgctcagatcgacttagaatttcaccacgacccagaatatatatactttatgggttcttagagcaatattttgatgtgttacaaacggaatgacaaagttaatatacccccatcctatggtggatgggggtatattataaaaatcatgaaatttgaagaaagtttcgttaaaagtacgaacattttacGGAGGAAAATTAATGTTGGATATTTCGAagacgtttcgtatattcgtaaaatgtttttcgtaaaatttacaaaaataaatgaaattttcgttttttaatgaaaaaatcacgaagaatagttattGAAGAAGtcttaaaattaacgaagagaattctttcggtgtagaatGGCACAAGTGACAACCgttgtcccttgccattgagctaagCAGAATTGGGCAGGACtcattaataagagagaagttcaccagttaTGCTATGGTATCACAAATAATGGGACGTCAAtttacctaacttaacctaaagtcatggatctaaagggtgatacggtcaaaatttggtcaagggaaaacgcgtgtaaatcggtgaaatcgtttatttaaaaaatcaaattaaatttctttttcaagttcaattagtataaaatagtataaaattccggccaaaacagtacggaacaaccctgtttcttcaggaaaggcagcagacgtttattcaaacactctttcacgtaaatttcttggttggcaatcccggaagctatgaaaatgctgcttttcaagccacaggtacagatggcttgtcaaaccagatatttctttgcgaactttgacagttttatgtgcttgaaaatatctgctacctttccccttccctttgccgtataaaactcctgttccggaagctgcttgtagtcggctttgacgtaggtttcgtcgtccattaccacgcagtcaaacttcgtcagcatcgtcgtgtacagcctccgggatcgcgctttggccgtcgtattttgtttatcatcgcgatttggagtcactaccttcttgtaagtcgacagtccggcttgttttttggctcgatgcacggttgtagacgatacacccagcttatttgcggcatctcggagagagaggttagggtttcgcttgaaactaccagcaactctctttgtcgtctcagcggcttccggttttcgatttccccccgatccagacttcctggctatcgacaaacgttccccaaacactttaattacatttgtaaaggttgatttggcaacttttagcgattttgcaagctttgcgtgcgagtagctcggattttcgcgatgcgcgagcaaaattttgatacgctgctcttcttgcttggacggcatgacaaccgaagagtgaattccaaaatcaaaataggagcaacattctacacacacaccttcaaaatgaggggtgttcaggttttttaaatgcaaaattgaaagaaatacgtcaaatttatattgaccaaattttggccgtatcaccctttatatggtttaTATTCAAGATGAAAAACGAAACTATGCCAATTTCGGATGGCtgtggcgtgattacaacagacaaacagaTGTCGGATACGTTAAAGTGGGAATCTGATTTATTTAAGGTGCACTTAgggtattcagtccattgtgatgattgtcttagaatttcttgcTGATCAAGAATTTATGTACTTCATATTTTCGGCtgtcgatatttcaatgtgttccaAAACGGAATggaaaacttattatatccgtaCCAGGCTATAGTGGCCCTACGggcaattggtgcaaattgccactgacggacatatcacaggactggttccggtgctccagtttgtctcaatttttaaatagtcataatttattgatttccataCCCGCTTGAAATTAATCGTATTTCAAATTTAGTGAAATtcgattatcagaataacctgatGTTCAACATAGTTCGAAAGTTTTTCACTTCTGATGTGATTCGTGCCAAAATGGAAAAAGATTCCAAATAGTTTGTCCTAGACTGGTTCATGAATACCTGTCTATGAGGTGCTCctactaaattgtcccaggacgtgtccttttgaacgagtccaagacgtgtcctaaagtggaaatttaccccgtcaatgacaaacccatgttaaagtgaccgatcccctccatacgttttgaccagaactgggactggtccatacacaccagggactagtcccgtaccggtcctgtggatgatccatttcccgtagtggGTGGTCATAAAAATCATTTCTCCAAAAACAAGGTTGTGTTGAATACCTATCACTACCCTTTAAACATcgcataaaagaaattttcttagggACAATAGTTTTTAATTGACGATTATATAAGGCAAAAGTAAGAATGAAACACCACCATATTCTTCTAAATCAATTTCGTGCCCTTCAAAGTAATCCCTTAAAAtggtaaaataaaatacacgtaTTACAACGTTTTTTCAACTACTCGCAAAATAAGCGAAATATCCCCTTCTTTTTAGAACAATTCAAAGCTAGTTTTGTGTAGCTATGTATCTTCCTAGTAAAGATATCTTCGAAACAAGtgttttgcatttttattgtgAATATGAATTGTCTTCTATTCATTTTCTGAGTTTGTTTTACACTGtcatcatttttacaattttatagcATGTATTGAAAgaagtaattaattttttttaatattaatgcctcaatttaatttttatatttatataattatatattaatataattttatattaatataatatatCGTATATGTAATCCGAGTTCAATATATAAACGAGTTTTTCTATATTGCAATACATCTCTTGCAtacattttcatgaaaatttagaTGAACTAAATACTCTCCATTGCGGTCAAGATAGATAGACAGTCTTAATCAATTGTAATTACATATTCATGCAGATCAAAACTATTCTATATTTGGCTAATCAAATCAAGCCAATACATACtcgattaaattaaaatgaacatTCACCGAAGGTCTATCGACATATGCGAGAATAACAATATTTCAAGAATATATTACTTATCATTAGATCATGACCTCTAAACAtacgaaaattgcaaaattctataaaatttaagtatagtaaactaaaataaatctttCTCTTTTGCTGCAAAGTCTATAAGACAATTTGTCCTTGAATAAAGTGTAAACCTTTTCATTCGTCATCATTTTCAAATATTACGTATTTTTTAAAATCATCCTTCAgcccaaacttttttttaaatatccgtCTACATTCAGACGTTCCTTCAAAGAGCAGTTATGAACTGCAACTGCATATACTCTTTTCGAAAgaatcaaaaactctaacaatccTCAGCATTATCTGCAATTACACACTGGCATACATGTTACCAAACAACTCTCTGCAGAAGCAACATAAATGCCTGTCTGCACAAAGAGGGGTAAAAAGAAATCAGCGCCCCTTAAACCAACTGTTCCCAACGCACAACACACAAGCAAGGATTTATGAAACTGCAAAGCAATAATACCTGCTAACGAAGACCAAATTGACAGACAGACAAAAAACTGATAAGATTTTGTGAGCAAATAAAGATCTGTTgagagaataaaataaaattacctgATGAGAATCAACTGGGGTTTCCCCACACCAGCTCTTTTTAAACTCTCTTTTCATGTAGAAAAACTCACCTCATTTACCTGTTTAGATGACGATCACAGGTAACGATGAATATTCTACTCCCAATGCTTTCTCTCTCTCCTTTTATGGCTCTTTGTTAGAGTTACTCTCTTTCTCTCCCTCAATATGGGTTCAACGATAAACAATTGTATGGAAACTATAGCAACATGAGTGAATGTGAGCAAGGTACTTAATGCAAAGGTTTAGGACAAAGGGACTCATTCTTAAACAAGGTGTCGTTGGATCaagttctcagttctcgttgcaaaaataagaaaacagaataaaattgaaaaacttgaaTTAACCACAAACTTAgtttaaaaaaacaataaagttgAAAGCTAAAcgaaaaaatacgatttttctTTTGCGAAAAGCATAAAATGTCATCAAGTGTTACTTGTAATCAAAcgaatcaacaacaacaaacacaacaTTTATTTCCAACAACAATTGTGTCATCGGGTAAAATGCATAAATATCCCCATATACAACCACATCCTATTGCCGAGGATGGTAAAACTCGCAAAGTGACTCGTGTTCAACCCTACAATGCTGAACAATCTCAGCATTCGGTTCTCAGGCGTAATGCCCGCGAACGTAATCGTGTGAAGCAAGTGAACAATAGTTTCGCCCGCCTACGCCAGCATATACCTCAGACGATAATAGCCGATTTGACAAAGGGTGGAGGTCGTGGTCCCCAAAAGAAAATAAGCAAAGTTGATACTTTGCGTATTGCAGTGGAGTATATCCGGCGACTGGAAGATTTGCTAGAAGATCTTAATGGTGGTGTGAGTCTAACACAACAGTTTGAGTTACAAGCGAACAGCTCAAATTGTGATACGGCCAGTAACAGTTCATTCAGCTCCAGTGGTTCCTCTACAACAGCCTCAGTATACAATAGTTCACCTACTCCAGTATATTATACCCAATCGACAAGTCCTTTACCTTCGCTGATGGATGTCAATTTACAATCGGGTCATTTAAATCCATATGGAACCAGTACCACATTACTATCTCCCATATCAATGAATTCCTATTCTCCTCAACATAATACCgtctatgaaaataataacCTCAATAACGGCTGTCAATCTCCAACCTCATCTTTCAACTCTAGCCTATCATATGAATCGGCTAATTTTGAGCAACAAGCTAATATAACAGAATTGCCAGTGTCACAGACCCAGCTCAGCATAGATACCAGCGCCCCAGCATCACATTTCGATACCAATATCCAATTGAAATTCGAGCCCTATGAACATTTCAATTTGGACGAAGAAGATTGTACACCAGATGATGAGGAAATTTTAGATTATATTTCCCTGTGGCAGGAACAGTAAGCAttattattctaaaaaaaaatcaagactgTTTCAATCAGgattttgaatagtttttatcagggattttatttctcatatatagaaaactttgcaaatgttttgcagatataagcaaaaagaagtcaaattcattttgttttttgtaaatctagtcaatttttttggtttgtgtaAAACTCAATTTAAATCTCAAGTGCctatttttttgatagaaattgtattttttttaatttaatttttgtgtatattaaaataaatgtaaatatttagtttaatttagtaTTACAATATAATGGAAGACATTGATTTAAAACCTCTTTATTTTAAGCTTATAGCATATAATTCATGGAAGACACTAaactattttttcttaaattaagaataaaatgttaattagtTTTTAaggcgaaaaataaaaaatatacttttttattaaaacataaataatacctaacaaaatttgaatggtttttttcgaaaaatggtaaaGGAATAAATGCGTGTATtaatgtacaaataaaatttgtgtaaaGCAATCACTAATTGGGgaattataatttataaaatatatattcaggTCCATGAACTACGGTGGAGATTaaataaagaaaagtaaaactttatttcgactTCAAACTTATGCATTTAACGagcaaatggaaaataatttttttatagaaaatggattttttaaggtttgcggTAGAAAATTAACGAGGTTTTGAGGTAAAATTTGGCAGAAAAGTTTgatgagcaaaaaaaaattataactaaTTTTAATCCAATCAAAATAGGAAATATAGTTAAGAATATGGTGAATCGTATAAATTTATAGTGgttaaaaaaactttctacactgaaaaaaaagcatgccctgttgcaaagattttgtctttacactaacgattttggtattgattccgagccaatgatgcgaagaattgaagtaaggatacttttaattcccttttaaatttaggttttgcatACTTGTCTCTAgtaaacaaatttcaaattattcgtttttttacttttgtcTTCATGTGCTACCAAATTCGTTTAAAAATAGACagcatcaaatttcaaattcagacttgttttcaagtaaaaattctgCCATGTttcagttataaaaaatttctttaaaataaagttttgaaaaaaaaaatcctaattttgaacgaatttttgtagtcaagatacaacaaagtcaacaaatttaaagacaatttcattaaatttaaagaatttttctgaattattaaaacttgactttaataattcagataaTAATtagtcaaacgaaattttcgttcatgttaagatacggaCAAGACGactgcattgaaaaaaaaaaaaaaacgttataactttactttactttataacagagaaatgcgtcttccaacctaagcaaaattcgcatttgcattttaagaacatgaaatctttggcctcatgacaatatttttttcagtgtagaaatcgatTCTAATAAACAATGTATTTTGCATGCGAaatactccaaaaaaaaaactagacaaAAAAGTCAACCGTTAAATTGATGCGAAATTAGGGTTTTTTATTGACAAAAGGCTATTTGGccttaatataattttattatatttttgaaattttccacagtggCATTTTTCTTATTCCAATACTCAAAAACCGTAAAACAACCTggaaggaaaatttaattttagaaatcacTAACTAAACTTTATAGCAATCGGCGATATTCAAgacaatttattaaacataattatttttactcacttgttattAAAAAAGCCAAAATATCTTTAGCACGATACGaaaaattgtggtaaaaatttACCGTTTGTAGGAAATTCTGAATTATTGTGTGCGAAATCTgaatttatgcttcatttgtgtttcGCACCACTTAAATATGTTCATTGAATTTTAGCTCTAAATCGTAATCATATCGTAGTTcagttttaatatatttttttctgctttacacagaaaaaatgtccgTTGTTTAActaatgcaaaattttgctgttattgcaaaaaaatattgtttgtagttaaatttatttttttcgaatttttaacaCATCCTATTGTAATTTTCCTAATCCCAAGTATTTAGTTAACataatttgggcaaaaatttagttaacatAATTTGGGCATAAAGTAATtacttttttctaattttcacaacgcattgtggaaatctcaaaacgcGGAAgacattttagttaaatgttTGCACCAGGTAGCCCATTTTTCCCCGATAAAATAGGGctccaataaataattttacaagatatatggccccaaaatggAAATGAAGTAATGCCCCAAATTTTGGAGTTGTATTTCGTAACGAAAGAAGTTCTCATTTAGAGTATGCAATAAAATCCCACAGCAATGAAAACAAACCCCAAGTATCATGAAATAGGGCCCCATTGGGCTTTATTTCATtatcaaaaattacatttttgctcttagagaaaaaaatattttatagcaacAAACTCAATCatgaatttattaaatatttcattattttaaatctatatattttgtataaacataaaCCACAGGGGAAAAGCCAATAGTTTATGATAAGCTGCAGAAAGACTAATGTCTTTTTATTTACCAGAAATGGGATCTACATGAACAGTTTCGAACAAATGCCATTATTTCTTACTAAATTGATAGCGTGCAAGCAAATGAAATAATAGTCGAATAAGttccagaagtaaaattttaaaatttggatgaCCAGTACGCCTTCTATCGGAACTATGAACTACGACCCCAGAAAAATAGGATCCAAATTGAAAGTGAAGCAGGATCCTAAATTTGGGGCCCTTTTTCGTTATGAATACAAGCCCCATGAACATGGACCCCAATTTTAGAAatgataaaaatgaaaatgggcccaaaaaaacatttgtggtccatttttatacccaccaccatagaatggtgacgggggtataataagtttgtcattccgtttgtaacacatcgaaatttccgactatataaagtatatatattcttgatcagggagaaattctaagacgatctaacgatgtccgtctgtctgtctgtctgttgtaatcacgctagagtcttcaataatgaagcaatcgtggtgaaattttgcaaaagctcgtcttttgtctgcaggcaggtcaagttcgaagatgggctatattggtccaggttttgatatagtccccatataaaccgacctcccgatttggggtcttgggcttatagaaatcgaagtttttatccaatttgcctgaaattttaaatctagaggtattttatgatcataaagaggtgtgccaaaaatggtgagcatcggtccatgttttggtatagcccccatgtagaccgatttcccgattttccttcttgggcttctagaatccgaagtttttatcctatttgcctgaaattggaaatctagaggtattttcgggtcataaagaggtgtgccgaaaacggtgagtatcggtccatattttagtatagcccccataagaacgatctcccgatttaactccttgggtttctagaaaccgtagtttttatctgatttgcctgaaattgtaaatattctggtattttaggctcacaaaaacgtgtatcggattaagtttttatcggtccatttggtaatgcctccatatagaccgacttcacttcttgagggtgtagaaggggcactgatcatgaaaattgcttgaaactcaatttaaaatttccagattttacttctacagatttaagatttcaaatcaagacgttattttataattttcttgcacacttacaagagatgttaaccctttcactaccgatgtccacttagaaggacattcgaaaaatacaccaaattctattttcccacttagtttggatttatttcttgatgttattttaaagtagaggctttaatctaaataagctataaatattgtccatattggtgaggtctaaaatacatttttataaacttctttaccaATAAAcgaaaagtacgaaaatttgagacaatttttgtacagtatgtttctagtaaatagacatttatacaaaaactatagccgaTACTTtcacgggttcttttttgtattttttctcacactttgaaagatgtTATAGGCAAAATAGTGCTCATGTTCGTaaagccatttggtcacaattcaagaatcaaattttcagaaaaagctCTTATAGCTCTTGAAATAATTGAGGTAgcttttcaaaatgacaatttttgttctacatgctgttagtacaagtaaaaacagaagaaaaataaaagtttttatcattaggtttatttcggtagtgaaagggttaatgattcctctaaaactcaaacaaaagttgttcttataaatccagtatctgatatagtcctcataggtgaaatctttaaatttatcttcgggaagtgtcctcaagtactcaagctctcctgaaatttcaaaggaaaccctaatatttggttcatggtggtgggtatttaagaatcggcccggccgaacttactgctgtatatacttgttatacccttcaccactactgtggtacagggtataataagtttgtgcatttgtatgtaacgccaagaaataattttaatagacccatcttttagaataccgatcggcttagaattaaattctgactcgatttagcgatgtccgtctgtctgtctgtctgtccgtccgtctgcctgtatatgtaattttgtgcacaaagtacaggtcgcagtttaagtccgatcgtcctcaaatttgacataacgtctttcttcgggtagaagacaatcgctattgattttggaaaaaatcggttcagatttagatatagctgtcatatatagttatcaccgatttgatcataatgcacgtatttatgaaccgacgttcttcaaatttcgtacatctgaatgttttgtcagtcccgtaaaaactgctaaatatcagctaaatcggttcagatttatatatagctcccatatatatctttcgtccgatttggacttatattgccccaaaagccagagttttgccctgatttgcttcaaatttagcacaacaagtacgtgtaatagtatcgttaagtgggcttaatttggttaaaatcggttccgatttagatatagctcccatatatatctttcttccgatttgaattcatatggcctcaaaagccagagttttccctgagttgcttgaaattttgcacaaggagtacgttttatagtatcgttaattgtgcaaaatttagttgaagtcggttcagatttagatatagctcccatatatatcattcgcccgatttggactaatatgcccacagaggcaaaagtgctactctgatttacgtgaaattgtgCAGAGGAAgtataattgaacttgaaactttgcacaggcagtagaattaaggttctgaatATGGGtgattattttggttgaaatcggttcagattttgatataggtcccatatatatctttcgcccgattttccgtcatatggccacagaggtcaaagttgttatccgatttacgtgaaattttgcaccgggagtagattgaacatagtaactatgcatgtgaaatttgattgcaatcggttcagatttcgatatagattccatatatatgtttttcctatttaggcaaaactggccgaaataccttcattttccttatcaaatcgccactgttaagtcgaaaacttatcaaaatgactcaaattttcctattactctattacacatctatcgaccgataaatcataaatacacttttgcgaagttgcctcaaaattggtacatatttaaatgtttcctatatttttttactaacattgtgttccacctcagcgcattagccgacttaaatgtaaaatctataactattgtagaactctgtacagatctgctcagatatacagaatatatgtgtatggactcatatagcatccaacacattggacggatttgatatggtatcgaaaatgtggacttacaaagtg
It includes:
- the sc gene encoding achaete-scute family bHLH transcription factor scute; the protein is MSSSVTCNQTNQQQQTQHLFPTTIVSSGKMHKYPHIQPHPIAEDGKTRKVTRVQPYNAEQSQHSVLRRNARERNRVKQVNNSFARLRQHIPQTIIADLTKGGGRGPQKKISKVDTLRIAVEYIRRLEDLLEDLNGGVSLTQQFELQANSSNCDTASNSSFSSSGSSTTASVYNSSPTPVYYTQSTSPLPSLMDVNLQSGHLNPYGTSTTLLSPISMNSYSPQHNTVYENNNLNNGCQSPTSSFNSSLSYESANFEQQANITELPVSQTQLSIDTSAPASHFDTNIQLKFEPYEHFNLDEEDCTPDDEEILDYISLWQEQ